A section of the Candidatus Binatia bacterium genome encodes:
- a CDS encoding manganese ABC transporter ATP-binding protein has product MSDRGHTPSAFLLRAVNVEVAYGGSPVLRGVNLVIGEGEFWFFLGANGAGKTTLLRALLGLVPIARGRIETPDGRPILQYTGFVPQRCELNPSLPTTVREFVTLGLVGLEVARSERAQRFARALAAVSLEELARRSYWELSGGQRQRCLIARALIREPRLLILDEPTTGLDPATEHGLFETLRRLHQKEETTIIVVTHDIGLALRYATHVALFHEGTVDAGLVEAILTRERLQTSFGPRATVGYFRTSLGGHP; this is encoded by the coding sequence GTGAGTGATCGCGGGCACACCCCGTCCGCGTTCCTTCTCCGGGCCGTCAACGTCGAAGTCGCCTACGGCGGGAGCCCAGTTTTACGAGGGGTGAATCTGGTCATCGGAGAAGGAGAGTTTTGGTTTTTCCTCGGGGCCAACGGGGCAGGCAAGACCACACTGTTGCGGGCTTTGTTGGGCCTAGTGCCGATTGCTCGAGGGCGCATCGAAACACCCGATGGGCGCCCGATCCTGCAGTATACTGGCTTCGTCCCCCAAAGGTGCGAGCTCAACCCGAGCCTGCCGACAACAGTGAGGGAGTTCGTCACGTTAGGCCTGGTTGGGCTCGAAGTCGCGCGCAGCGAGCGAGCACAGCGATTTGCACGCGCGCTCGCGGCAGTGAGTTTAGAGGAACTCGCACGCCGCAGTTATTGGGAGCTCTCCGGGGGACAACGGCAGCGTTGCTTGATTGCACGGGCTTTGATTCGCGAACCACGCTTGCTCATTCTGGACGAACCCACCACGGGTCTCGATCCGGCGACGGAGCACGGCTTGTTTGAGACTCTGCGCCGGCTCCATCAGAAGGAAGAAACTACGATCATCGTGGTCACACACGACATTGGGCTCGCCCTCCGCTACGCCACGCACGTAGCGTTGTTCCACGAGGGGACGGTGGACGCGGGGCTGGTCGAAGCAATCCTCACGCGGGAGCGACTGCAAACCAGCTTCGGCCCACGGGCAACCGTCGGGTATTTTCGTACGAGCCTAGGAGGACACCCTTGA
- the scbA gene encoding adhesin — MRVEHSKLKSGIFNKVRQWHHSAGHTIPAVLLVLAIASSAARAEETLKVVTTLPDFASIARHVGGERVDVVSLAQGGEDPHFLEAKPSFVKLLASADVVIVAGMDLELGYLPLLLQNARNGKILPGQVGYVDCSTVVEKLQVPTAPVDRSMGDVHPYGNPHYWLDPINGVAIAARLAEVFSQIQPVERAGFEHRAKKFQDSVYARLAGEELARKYDVSKLATLQNRGQLLSFLESQGDARNLSGWWGALLPKAPIKAVDDHNMWPYFARRFGIEIVGHMEPKPGIPPTTAQLQLLVKTMEAQRVHLIFSSPYYDPRHARFLAEATGAVIVPLAHLTGSRPGTADYLDMVDYNVRTLRRALEETETSRAGRSTP, encoded by the coding sequence GTGAGAGTCGAACACAGCAAACTCAAATCGGGAATCTTCAACAAGGTTCGCCAATGGCACCACTCCGCCGGGCACACTATCCCTGCCGTGCTCCTCGTGCTCGCGATCGCATCCTCGGCGGCTAGAGCGGAGGAAACACTCAAGGTTGTCACCACCCTGCCGGACTTTGCCAGCATAGCCCGCCATGTCGGAGGCGAGCGAGTGGACGTCGTTTCCCTCGCACAGGGAGGCGAGGATCCGCACTTTCTCGAAGCCAAACCGAGTTTCGTGAAATTGCTAGCGTCGGCGGACGTTGTCATCGTCGCCGGCATGGATTTGGAACTCGGCTACTTGCCTCTCCTGTTACAGAACGCTCGTAACGGGAAGATTCTCCCTGGCCAAGTCGGGTATGTGGACTGCTCGACTGTTGTGGAGAAACTCCAGGTTCCCACTGCTCCCGTCGACCGCTCGATGGGCGACGTGCACCCCTATGGAAACCCGCACTATTGGCTCGACCCGATCAACGGCGTTGCGATTGCGGCACGCCTGGCGGAGGTGTTCAGCCAGATCCAGCCAGTAGAGAGAGCCGGGTTCGAGCACCGCGCAAAGAAGTTCCAGGACTCGGTGTACGCCCGTTTGGCCGGCGAGGAACTGGCGAGGAAATACGACGTCTCCAAGCTGGCAACGCTACAAAATCGAGGGCAACTCCTTTCCTTTCTCGAGTCGCAAGGAGATGCGCGTAACCTCTCCGGATGGTGGGGCGCACTGTTACCCAAAGCGCCCATCAAGGCAGTGGACGATCACAACATGTGGCCGTACTTCGCTCGTCGTTTCGGGATAGAGATCGTCGGACATATGGAGCCGAAACCCGGCATCCCGCCGACGACCGCGCAGCTCCAGCTCTTGGTTAAGACGATGGAAGCTCAGCGCGTACATTTGATTTTCTCGTCCCCCTACTACGACCCACGGCACGCCCGTTTTCTTGCAGAAGCTACCGGGGCGGTGATCGTACCGCTGGCTCACCTGACCGGCAGCCGGCCGGGCACGGCCGACTATCTCGACATGGTTGACTACAACGTTCGCACCTTGCGCAGGGCACTGGAAGAAACAGAAACTTCACGTGCCGGGAGGAGCACGCCGTGA